A single genomic interval of Mycobacterium sp. DL592 harbors:
- a CDS encoding nitroreductase family protein, whose product MPDQPSDRHAHTRVPVHPPIATRWSPRAFDPDAVVTDEELTALLEAARWAATWGNVQPVRFVVGRRAGGTAQPEARGRAQRPGEIPGRAGAQRPGDIPGRVDSAFEALSGLLRRGNSYAKAAGALILLCADEGEDERTALYSAVDAGAAAANLAIEAVARGLIAHPMAGFDVEAAPEVLGLAAGLRPLIMVAVGTLGDYGEMAPEILERDSRPRERLALEDVVLNWSGTGL is encoded by the coding sequence GTGCCTGATCAACCCTCCGACCGCCACGCACACACCCGGGTGCCGGTGCACCCGCCGATCGCTACCCGCTGGAGTCCGCGGGCCTTCGACCCCGACGCCGTCGTCACCGACGAGGAGCTGACAGCCCTGCTGGAGGCGGCCCGATGGGCGGCGACGTGGGGAAACGTCCAGCCGGTGCGCTTCGTGGTCGGCCGGCGGGCTGGGGGTACCGCCCAGCCGGAGGCGAGGGGGAGAGCGCAGCGACCCGGGGAGATACCGGGCCGGGCTGGAGCGCAGCGACCCGGGGATATACCGGGCCGGGTGGATAGCGCCTTCGAGGCGTTGTCGGGCCTGCTCAGGCGGGGCAACAGCTACGCGAAAGCCGCCGGTGCGCTGATCCTGCTGTGCGCCGACGAGGGCGAGGACGAGCGCACGGCGCTGTACTCCGCGGTCGATGCCGGGGCGGCGGCGGCCAACCTGGCGATCGAGGCGGTGGCCCGGGGGTTGATCGCTCATCCGATGGCCGGTTTCGACGTCGAGGCCGCACCCGAGGTGTTGGGTCTGGCCGCCGGGCTGCGGCCGCTGATCATGGTCGCCGTCGGCACGCTCGGCGACTACGGCGAGATGGCGCCGGAGATCCTCGAGCGCGACTCCCGGCCAAGGGAGCGGCTGGCCCTGGAGGACGTGGTGCTCAACTGGTCAGGAACAGGTCTTTGA
- a CDS encoding sensor domain-containing protein: MCVALTLAAPAQARPSDPGVVSYAVLGKGSVGNIVGAPMTWESVFTDPVQAYWVDLPVCNNWADIGLPEIFYDPDLASFNGAVTQTSATDQSHLVKQAIGVFATADAAGRAYHRVIDRTVGCSGQTTAMHLEDGTTEVWSFSGAAPSATDAVWVKQEAGIDRRCFTQTRLRENVLLQAKVCQSGNGGPAVNVLAGAMQNTLGQ, encoded by the coding sequence ATGTGCGTGGCTCTCACCCTGGCAGCGCCGGCGCAGGCCCGCCCCTCAGATCCGGGTGTGGTGTCGTACGCGGTGCTCGGCAAGGGCTCGGTCGGCAATATCGTCGGCGCGCCGATGACGTGGGAGTCGGTGTTCACCGACCCTGTCCAGGCGTACTGGGTGGACCTTCCGGTGTGCAACAACTGGGCTGACATCGGCCTGCCCGAGATCTTCTACGACCCGGACCTCGCCTCGTTCAACGGCGCGGTGACCCAGACGTCGGCGACCGACCAGAGCCATCTGGTCAAGCAGGCGATCGGCGTGTTCGCCACCGCCGATGCCGCCGGCCGGGCCTACCACCGCGTGATCGACCGCACCGTCGGCTGTTCGGGTCAGACCACTGCGATGCACCTCGAGGACGGCACCACCGAGGTGTGGTCGTTCAGCGGAGCGGCCCCGAGCGCCACCGACGCGGTCTGGGTGAAGCAGGAAGCGGGTATTGATCGGCGCTGTTTCACCCAGACCAGGCTGCGGGAGAACGTGCTGCTCCAGGCCAAGGTCTGCCAGTCCGGAAACGGCGGA
- a CDS encoding aspartate kinase, with protein sequence MALVVQKYGGSSVASAERIRRVAERIVETKKQGNDVVVVVSAMGDTTDELLDLARQVCPAPPPRELDMLLTAGERISNALVAMAIESLGAHARSFTGSQAGVITTGTHGNAKIIDVTPGRLRAALDEGQIVLVAGFQGVSQDSKDVTTLGRGGSDTTAVALAAALHADVCEIYTDVDGIFTADPRIVPNARRLDTVSFEEMLEMAACGAKVLMLRCVEYARRYHVPIHVRSSYSDKPGTIVTGSIEDIPMEDAILTGVAHDRSEAKVTVVGLPDVPGYAARVFRAVADADINIDMVLQNISKVEDGKTDITFTCSRDAGPAAVEKLASLQSEIGFTKVLYDDHIGKVSLVGAGMRSHPGVTATFCEALAEVGVNIELISTSEIRISVLVKDSELDKAVAALHEAFGLGGEEEAVVYGGTGR encoded by the coding sequence GTGGCGCTCGTCGTGCAAAAGTACGGCGGATCCTCGGTGGCGTCCGCCGAGCGGATTCGCCGGGTGGCCGAGCGCATCGTCGAGACGAAGAAGCAGGGCAACGACGTCGTCGTCGTGGTGTCCGCCATGGGCGACACCACCGACGAACTGCTCGATCTGGCTCGCCAGGTCTGTCCGGCACCGCCGCCGCGCGAGCTGGACATGCTGCTCACCGCCGGCGAGCGCATCTCCAACGCCCTGGTCGCCATGGCCATCGAGTCACTCGGAGCGCACGCCCGCTCCTTCACCGGATCGCAGGCCGGAGTCATCACCACCGGCACCCACGGCAACGCCAAGATCATCGACGTCACCCCGGGCCGGCTGCGCGCCGCGCTCGATGAAGGCCAGATCGTCCTCGTCGCGGGCTTCCAGGGCGTGAGCCAGGACAGCAAGGACGTCACCACCCTGGGTCGGGGCGGATCGGACACCACCGCGGTCGCCCTGGCCGCCGCACTGCACGCCGACGTCTGCGAGATCTACACCGACGTCGACGGCATCTTCACCGCCGACCCCCGCATCGTGCCCAATGCCCGCCGGCTGGACACCGTCAGCTTCGAGGAAATGCTCGAGATGGCAGCGTGCGGCGCCAAGGTGCTCATGCTGCGGTGCGTGGAATACGCCCGCCGCTACCACGTTCCGATTCATGTCCGGTCGTCGTACTCCGACAAGCCCGGCACGATCGTCACCGGATCTATCGAGGACATCCCCATGGAAGACGCCATCCTGACCGGAGTAGCCCACGATCGCAGTGAGGCCAAGGTCACCGTCGTCGGTCTGCCCGACGTGCCCGGCTACGCCGCCCGGGTGTTCCGCGCCGTCGCCGACGCCGACATCAACATCGACATGGTGCTGCAGAACATCTCCAAGGTCGAGGACGGCAAGACCGACATCACTTTCACCTGCTCGCGCGACGCCGGCCCAGCCGCGGTGGAGAAGCTCGCCTCGCTGCAGAGCGAGATCGGCTTCACCAAGGTGCTCTACGACGACCACATCGGCAAGGTGTCCCTGGTCGGCGCCGGCATGCGCAGCCACCCCGGCGTCACCGCCACCTTCTGTGAGGCGCTGGCCGAAGTCGGCGTCAACATCGAGCTGATCTCCACCTCCGAGATCCGAATCTCGGTGCTGGTCAAAGATTCCGAACTGGACAAGGCCGTCGCGGCACTGCACGAGGCGTTCGGGCTCGGCGGCGAAGAAGAGGCCGTCGTGTACGGCGGGACGGGACGGTAA
- a CDS encoding DUF4185 domain-containing protein: protein MLVAAPVAAADPPSPVPNPILAPLALGEVVLIGPTAGTGTPTRDYGIGATDLCEFMEFPTELLQICGDSFAGQGVGFGGWFSPVALHVAGDSVDDPDGVRYTGVTGVDKPLLADPTAPGSSQLPAGVVTINRQNYLLVTTTKNLVPQTSRLVKAEAGRGDWQTVPGSVRKAAYADGRQTQISGYYDPIPTPESQTGWVYIVANNFDRTGPAVLYRVAPQSFTDRSRWQGWSAGAGWNKPPTPLWPDRVGELSIRQIDGKTVLSYFNASTGNMEVRVAYDPTGLGGAPVTTVVRAGQWPEPADALPAPDDNQLAQPYGGYISPGSTLDEVRVFVSQWNTAPRDRAPYRVLQFAVNPFKPWDM, encoded by the coding sequence ATGCTGGTGGCGGCTCCCGTCGCGGCCGCCGACCCGCCGAGCCCGGTGCCGAACCCCATCTTGGCGCCTCTGGCCCTGGGCGAGGTGGTGCTCATCGGCCCGACAGCGGGTACGGGTACACCGACGCGCGACTACGGTATCGGCGCCACCGATCTCTGCGAATTCATGGAATTTCCAACCGAACTGCTGCAGATCTGCGGTGACAGCTTCGCCGGCCAGGGGGTGGGCTTCGGCGGCTGGTTCTCGCCGGTGGCATTGCATGTGGCCGGTGACTCCGTCGACGACCCCGACGGGGTGCGCTACACCGGTGTCACCGGGGTGGACAAGCCGCTGCTGGCCGACCCCACCGCGCCGGGATCCTCACAGCTGCCCGCCGGCGTCGTCACGATCAACCGGCAGAACTATCTGTTGGTGACGACCACCAAGAACCTGGTGCCGCAAACCTCCCGACTGGTGAAAGCCGAAGCCGGCCGCGGCGATTGGCAGACGGTGCCGGGATCGGTCCGCAAGGCGGCCTACGCCGACGGCAGGCAGACCCAGATCAGCGGCTACTACGACCCGATCCCCACCCCGGAGTCGCAGACCGGTTGGGTCTACATCGTCGCCAACAACTTCGACCGCACCGGGCCAGCGGTGCTCTATCGTGTTGCGCCACAGTCATTTACCGACCGGAGCCGCTGGCAGGGCTGGTCGGCCGGAGCCGGCTGGAACAAGCCCCCGACACCGCTGTGGCCCGACCGGGTGGGGGAGCTGAGCATCCGTCAGATCGACGGCAAGACGGTTCTGTCCTACTTCAATGCCAGCACCGGCAACATGGAGGTCCGGGTGGCCTACGACCCGACCGGTCTGGGCGGCGCGCCGGTGACGACGGTGGTGCGGGCGGGCCAGTGGCCCGAGCCGGCCGACGCCCTGCCGGCGCCCGACGACAACCAGCTGGCGCAGCCCTACGGCGGCTACATCTCACCGGGGTCCACACTCGACGAGGTGCGGGTGTTCGTCAGCCAGTGGAATACCGCGCCACGTGACCGCGCGCCGTATCGGGTGTTGCAGTTCGCGGTGAACCCGTTCAAGCCCTGGGACATGTGA
- a CDS encoding aspartate-semialdehyde dehydrogenase — protein MRTLLEERDFPVTSVRFFASARSAGKKLPFRGQEIEVEDAETADPSDLDIALFSAGATMSRVQAPRFAAAGVVVIDNSSAWRKDPDVPLVVSEVNFARDAGNRPKGIIANPNCTTMAAMPVLKVLHDEAQLVRLIASTYQAVSGSGLAGVEELASQARAVIDGAEQLVHDGSALDFPPPNKYVAPIAFNVVPLAGSLVDDGSGETDEDQKLRNESRKILGIPDLAVSGTCVRVPVFTGHSLSINAEFAQPISPERATELLTGAPGVTVVDVPTPLAAAGVDDTLVGRIRRDPGVPDGRGLALFLSGDNLRKGAALNTIQIAELLAAQL, from the coding sequence ATGCGCACCCTGCTCGAGGAACGCGACTTCCCGGTGACCAGCGTGCGGTTCTTCGCCTCCGCGCGGTCGGCGGGCAAGAAGCTGCCGTTCCGCGGTCAGGAGATCGAGGTCGAGGACGCCGAGACCGCTGACCCCAGTGACCTTGATATCGCCCTGTTTTCGGCGGGTGCGACGATGTCGCGGGTCCAGGCGCCGCGGTTCGCCGCCGCCGGTGTGGTCGTGATCGACAACTCCTCGGCATGGCGCAAGGACCCCGACGTTCCCCTGGTCGTCTCCGAGGTCAACTTCGCGCGCGACGCCGGTAATCGACCCAAGGGCATCATCGCCAACCCGAACTGCACCACCATGGCCGCGATGCCGGTGCTCAAGGTGCTGCACGACGAAGCTCAACTGGTGCGCCTGATCGCCTCGACGTATCAAGCGGTTTCGGGCAGTGGCCTGGCCGGTGTCGAAGAGCTGGCCTCGCAGGCCCGCGCGGTGATTGATGGCGCCGAGCAGCTGGTGCACGACGGCTCCGCCCTGGATTTCCCGCCGCCGAACAAGTACGTCGCCCCGATCGCCTTCAATGTGGTTCCGCTGGCCGGTTCGCTGGTCGACGACGGCTCGGGTGAGACCGACGAGGATCAGAAGCTGCGCAACGAGAGCCGCAAGATCCTCGGCATCCCCGACCTTGCCGTCAGCGGGACGTGTGTGCGGGTTCCGGTGTTCACCGGTCACTCGCTGTCGATCAACGCCGAGTTCGCCCAACCGATCTCGCCTGAGCGCGCCACGGAGCTGCTTACCGGTGCGCCGGGTGTGACGGTGGTCGACGTGCCGACGCCGCTGGCCGCCGCAGGGGTGGACGACACCCTGGTGGGCCGGATCCGCCGCGACCCCGGGGTGCCCGACGGTCGTGGTCTTGCGCTGTTCCTCTCCGGGGACAACCTGCGAAAAGGCGCGGCGCTCAACACGATCCAGATCGCCGAGCTGCTGGCCGCACAGCTTTGA
- a CDS encoding catalase: MTEKYATTDSGAPVPSFEHSLTVGSDGPILLQDHYLIEQMANFNRERIPERQPHAKGGGAFGTFEVTQDVTAFTRAAFLQPGTKTEMVARFSTVAGERGSPDTWRDPRGFSLKFYTSEGNFDMVGNNTPVFFIRDPMKFQNFIRSQKRLQSSNLRDHHMQWDFWTLSPESAHQVTWLMGDRGIPKTWRHMNGYSSHTYSWVNSAGELFWVKYHFKSDQGVDYLTQEEGDQMAGIDGDAHQRDLFDSIEDGDFPSWTLHVQIMPFEDAKTYRFNPFDLTKVWPHSDYPLHEVGRMTLNRNVIDYHAQIEQAAFEPNNLVPGTGLSPDKMLLARGFSYSDAHRHRLGVNYKQIPVNSPKVEVHSYSKDGAMRISNVTDPVYAPNSMGGPHADPARAAEVHWASDGDMVRTAYALREADDDWGQAGTLVRDVLDDAGRERLAHNIIGHVSKGVKEPVLSRVFEYWRNVDPDLGKAVEEGVRATLE, encoded by the coding sequence ATGACAGAGAAGTACGCGACCACCGACTCCGGCGCCCCGGTGCCCAGCTTCGAACACTCCCTGACCGTCGGGTCCGACGGCCCCATCCTGCTGCAGGACCACTACCTCATCGAGCAGATGGCCAACTTCAACCGGGAACGCATCCCGGAGCGTCAGCCGCATGCCAAAGGTGGCGGCGCCTTCGGCACGTTCGAGGTGACCCAGGACGTCACGGCGTTCACCCGGGCGGCGTTCCTGCAGCCCGGCACCAAGACCGAGATGGTGGCCCGGTTCTCCACGGTCGCCGGCGAGCGCGGCAGCCCAGACACCTGGCGTGACCCGCGCGGTTTCTCGCTGAAGTTCTACACCTCCGAGGGCAACTTCGACATGGTGGGCAACAACACGCCGGTGTTCTTCATCCGCGACCCGATGAAGTTCCAGAACTTCATCCGATCGCAGAAACGGTTGCAGTCCAGCAATCTTCGCGACCATCACATGCAGTGGGACTTCTGGACGCTGTCACCGGAATCCGCGCATCAGGTCACCTGGCTGATGGGTGACCGGGGAATCCCCAAGACCTGGCGGCACATGAACGGCTACTCCAGCCACACCTACAGCTGGGTCAACAGCGCAGGTGAGCTGTTCTGGGTGAAGTACCACTTCAAGAGCGACCAGGGCGTCGACTACCTCACCCAGGAGGAGGGCGACCAGATGGCCGGCATCGACGGTGACGCCCATCAGCGCGACCTGTTCGACTCCATCGAAGATGGCGACTTCCCCAGCTGGACCCTGCACGTCCAGATCATGCCGTTCGAGGACGCCAAGACCTACCGGTTCAACCCCTTCGATCTCACCAAGGTGTGGCCGCACAGCGACTACCCGTTGCACGAGGTCGGACGGATGACGTTGAACCGCAACGTCATCGACTATCACGCGCAGATCGAGCAGGCCGCCTTCGAGCCGAACAACCTGGTGCCGGGTACCGGTCTGAGCCCCGACAAGATGCTGCTGGCCCGCGGGTTCTCCTACAGTGATGCCCACCGGCACCGGCTCGGTGTGAACTACAAGCAGATTCCGGTGAACTCGCCAAAAGTGGAGGTGCACAGCTACTCCAAGGACGGGGCGATGCGGATCAGCAACGTCACCGACCCCGTCTATGCGCCCAACTCGATGGGCGGGCCGCACGCCGATCCGGCCCGCGCCGCCGAGGTGCACTGGGCGTCCGACGGCGACATGGTGCGAACTGCCTACGCGCTGCGTGAAGCCGACGACGACTGGGGTCAGGCCGGCACGCTGGTTCGCGATGTTCTCGACGATGCCGGACGGGAACGGCTGGCGCACAACATCATCGGGCATGTCTCGAAGGGTGTGAAGGAGCCAGTACTGTCGCGGGTGTTCGAATACTGGCGCAACGTCGACCCCGATCTCGGCAAAGCGGTCGAGGAAGGTGTGCGCGCGACCCTCGAATAG
- a CDS encoding sulfite exporter TauE/SafE family protein, which produces MTDSVILILAGLAAAFLNTAASSGSAVTIPIMIMLGVEPIVANASNRLPIVIGCATAIWAFHRAGHLPWRDASRFAIPAALGALIGASLASVFDDVRTTNLVIVAVVVALLLLFANPAKWLAADRTDRPPNRGPLVLGLIGLVGLWAGLIAVDSGTYALAALVLVGRFPIREANAIKVTALGAAALVSLAVFSGKGEIDWQVAGFLALGSVVGAFLGARLALGPHAAKWVFRLLVLVLSLEVAHLVLGVVAPGVLGPAR; this is translated from the coding sequence GTGACGGATTCGGTGATCCTGATCCTTGCTGGCCTCGCCGCAGCGTTCCTGAACACCGCGGCGTCCAGCGGGTCGGCAGTGACTATCCCGATCATGATCATGCTGGGCGTCGAACCCATCGTGGCGAACGCCTCCAACCGGCTTCCGATTGTGATCGGCTGCGCCACGGCGATCTGGGCGTTCCACCGCGCCGGGCACCTGCCGTGGCGGGACGCCTCCCGATTCGCCATCCCGGCGGCGCTCGGCGCTCTCATCGGCGCCTCGCTGGCGTCGGTGTTCGACGACGTCCGCACGACGAACCTCGTCATCGTCGCGGTGGTGGTGGCACTGCTGTTGCTGTTTGCCAACCCGGCGAAGTGGTTGGCGGCCGACCGCACGGATCGGCCACCGAACCGGGGCCCGCTGGTCTTGGGGCTGATCGGATTGGTCGGGTTGTGGGCGGGGTTGATCGCCGTCGACTCGGGCACCTACGCCCTGGCGGCCCTGGTCCTGGTCGGGCGCTTTCCGATCCGGGAAGCCAACGCCATCAAGGTGACCGCACTCGGTGCAGCGGCACTCGTGTCGCTCGCCGTGTTCTCCGGCAAAGGTGAAATCGACTGGCAAGTGGCCGGATTCCTCGCCCTCGGCAGCGTGGTGGGAGCGTTCCTCGGTGCCCGGCTGGCACTCGGACCGCATGCCGCCAAGTGGGTGTTCCGATTGCTGGTCTTGGTGCTCTCCCTCGAGGTGGCGCACCTGGTGCTGGGTGTGGTCGCGCCCGGTGTTCTGGGTCCTGCGCGCTGA
- a CDS encoding glycosyl hydrolase family 28-related protein produces the protein MIDVRSRGALGDGRTDDTAALAAALRSAHDSGGATVFLPAGVYCVSAPLGEAGGLARVCLTGDGERASTIRATGNFAPITGLWSQARIENLVIDAGGHGSPGLVVELDKSYLRHCLIKGWTQFGIRLNPTTDGLLNWIDDNFVEQGNGYGIHTTHHFYDSWIVNNNVGSTGPNLSVESGPLRIIANHLNGTPTHNIELRGNKNITIVANICEGARHEAIVYTMPAWLDTDAPHVQIVGNNITNGGKGSPDACPAIGIYARDAAHRIRGFNITGNLFACEDDGAGWSHAVAAEHVDDLSISGNQWDDGGFATAAVLGGGRNLAVAGNTSANIGARVVATVAGPLTLASEPGTDYVYFLAAGSQPKMPPALNNTSRYTVKNVGAGDVTMAGITPTVTIEPGGVVDLVSDGVTWQSLR, from the coding sequence GTGATCGACGTCCGATCCCGCGGCGCGCTCGGTGACGGCCGCACCGACGACACCGCGGCCCTCGCGGCGGCCCTGCGCTCCGCCCACGACAGCGGCGGCGCCACCGTCTTCCTGCCCGCCGGGGTGTACTGCGTATCGGCCCCGCTGGGCGAGGCCGGAGGGCTGGCCCGGGTCTGCCTGACCGGCGACGGGGAGCGGGCCTCGACCATCAGGGCGACCGGCAACTTCGCGCCCATCACCGGCCTGTGGTCGCAGGCGCGGATCGAGAACCTCGTCATCGACGCCGGCGGCCACGGATCCCCGGGCCTGGTCGTCGAGCTGGACAAGAGCTATCTGCGGCACTGCCTCATCAAGGGCTGGACGCAGTTCGGGATTCGGCTCAACCCGACCACCGACGGGCTGCTGAACTGGATCGACGACAACTTCGTCGAGCAGGGCAACGGCTACGGCATCCACACCACCCACCACTTCTACGACTCGTGGATCGTCAACAACAACGTCGGCTCCACCGGGCCGAACCTGTCGGTCGAGAGCGGGCCGCTGCGCATCATCGCCAACCACCTCAACGGAACCCCAACGCACAACATCGAATTGCGCGGCAACAAGAACATCACCATCGTCGCCAACATCTGCGAGGGCGCTCGGCACGAAGCAATCGTCTACACCATGCCAGCCTGGCTCGACACCGACGCACCGCACGTGCAGATCGTCGGCAACAACATCACCAACGGCGGCAAGGGATCACCGGACGCCTGTCCGGCCATCGGTATCTACGCCCGCGACGCCGCCCACCGGATTCGCGGGTTCAACATCACCGGCAATCTGTTCGCCTGCGAAGACGACGGCGCCGGCTGGTCGCATGCGGTGGCCGCCGAACACGTTGACGACCTGTCGATCTCCGGAAACCAATGGGACGACGGCGGATTCGCCACCGCGGCGGTGCTCGGCGGCGGGCGCAACCTGGCTGTGGCCGGCAACACCTCGGCCAATATCGGGGCACGGGTGGTGGCCACCGTCGCCGGTCCGCTCACCCTGGCCTCGGAACCCGGCACCGACTACGTCTACTTCCTCGCCGCCGGATCACAGCCGAAAATGCCTCCGGCTCTGAACAACACCAGTCGCTACACGGTGAAGAACGTCGGAGCGGGGGACGTCACCATGGCCGGCATCACTCCCACCGTGACCATCGAGCCGGGCGGCGTTGTCGACCTGGTGTCGGACGGCGTGACCTGGCAGTCGTTACGCTGA